Proteins encoded together in one Streptomyces sp. B1I3 window:
- the manD gene encoding D-mannonate dehydratase ManD, translating into MKIVDAKVVVTSPGRNFVTLKLTTDEGLTGLGDATLNGRELAVVGYLTDHVAPLLVGLDPHRIEDTWQSLYRGAYWRRGPVTMAAIAAVDVALWDIKAKAAGLPLYQLLGGASRDRVGTYGHANGRDIPELLDSVRARLAQGYPAVRIQSGIPGLKAVYGVSTTDAGGAPVPHQQARPLVEDWDTDAYLRHMPAVFEAVRAEFGAELPLLHDAHHRLTPVQAARLGKDLEPYRPFWLEDCTPAENQEALRMVRRHTTTPLAIGEVFNTMHDYQALITEQLIDYVRSAVTHFGGVTPLRKLFDFAAQYQIRSAVHGPEDISPVGMAAAIHLDLAVHNFGIQEYSGHNPLTEEVFRHGYTFTDGHLHPGETPGIGVELDEDLAAAHPYEAAYLPVNRLQDGTVHDW; encoded by the coding sequence ATGAAGATCGTCGACGCGAAGGTCGTCGTCACCAGCCCCGGCCGCAATTTCGTCACCCTCAAGCTGACCACCGACGAGGGCCTCACCGGCCTCGGTGACGCCACCCTCAACGGCAGGGAACTCGCCGTCGTCGGCTACCTCACCGACCATGTGGCACCCCTGCTCGTCGGTCTGGACCCGCACCGGATCGAGGACACCTGGCAGTCCCTGTACCGGGGCGCCTACTGGCGGCGCGGGCCGGTGACGATGGCCGCGATCGCCGCGGTCGACGTCGCGCTGTGGGACATCAAGGCCAAGGCCGCCGGGCTTCCGCTCTACCAACTGCTCGGCGGTGCGAGCCGGGACCGCGTCGGCACGTACGGGCACGCGAACGGCCGCGACATCCCCGAACTGCTCGACTCGGTACGCGCCCGCCTCGCCCAGGGCTACCCCGCCGTCCGCATCCAGTCGGGCATCCCGGGGCTGAAGGCCGTGTACGGGGTGTCCACCACCGACGCCGGAGGCGCGCCCGTCCCGCACCAGCAGGCCCGCCCTCTGGTGGAGGACTGGGACACCGACGCCTACCTGCGCCACATGCCTGCCGTGTTCGAGGCGGTACGCGCCGAGTTCGGCGCCGAACTGCCCCTCCTGCACGACGCCCACCACCGGCTCACGCCCGTCCAGGCGGCCCGGCTGGGCAAGGACCTGGAGCCGTACCGCCCGTTCTGGCTGGAGGACTGCACACCCGCCGAGAACCAGGAGGCGCTGCGCATGGTGCGCCGGCACACCACTACACCGCTGGCCATCGGCGAGGTGTTCAACACCATGCACGACTACCAGGCCCTGATCACCGAGCAGCTGATCGACTACGTGCGTTCGGCGGTCACCCACTTCGGTGGTGTCACACCGCTGCGCAAGCTGTTCGACTTCGCCGCGCAGTACCAGATCAGAAGCGCGGTGCACGGCCCGGAGGACATCTCCCCGGTGGGTATGGCCGCCGCGATCCACCTCGACCTCGCCGTGCACAACTTCGGCATCCAGGAGTACTCCGGTCACAACCCGCTCACCGAGGAGGTGTTCCGCCACGGGTACACCTTCACGGACGGTCACCTGCACCCGGGTGAGACCCCCGGCATCGGCGTCGAACTGGACGAGGACCTGGCTGCCGCCCACCCGTACGAGGCGGCCTACCTGCCGGTCAACCGGCTCCAGGACGGAACCGTCCACGACTGGTGA
- the hydA gene encoding dihydropyrimidinase has protein sequence MSRTVIHGGLVVTASDEIHADVLIEGGRIAALAAHGTDAAGSWSADHRIDATGKYVLPGGVDAHTHMEMPFGGTFASDTFETGTRAAAWGGTTTIVDFAVQTRGRPLREGLDAWYAKADGNCAVDYAFHMILSDVNESSLKEMDLLVAEGVTSFKLFMAYPGVFYSDDGQILRAMQRASGNGGLVMMHAENGIAIDVLVEQALAQGRTDPRHHGDVRKVALEAEATHRAVQLARVAGSPLYVVHVSADEALAEIASARHKGLPVFGETCPQYLFLSTDNLAEPGFEGAKYVCSTPLRPREHQEALWRGLRNDELQVVSTDHCPFCFSGQKEMGRGDFSKIPNGMPGVENRMDLLHQAVLDGHISRRRWIEIACASPARMFGLYPKKGTIAPGSDADVVIYDPHAEQVISAETHHMNVDYSAYEGKRVTGRVETVLSRGVAVIEDRAYVGHAGHGAYLPRGICQYV, from the coding sequence ATGAGCCGCACCGTCATCCACGGCGGACTCGTCGTCACCGCGTCGGACGAGATCCACGCCGACGTACTCATCGAGGGCGGGCGCATCGCCGCCCTCGCCGCCCACGGCACCGACGCCGCCGGGAGCTGGAGCGCCGACCACAGGATCGACGCCACCGGGAAGTACGTCCTCCCGGGCGGCGTCGACGCCCACACGCACATGGAGATGCCGTTCGGCGGGACGTTCGCCTCCGACACCTTCGAGACCGGCACCCGGGCCGCCGCGTGGGGCGGCACCACCACGATCGTCGACTTCGCCGTCCAGACCAGGGGCAGGCCGCTGCGCGAGGGGCTCGACGCCTGGTACGCGAAGGCGGACGGGAACTGCGCCGTCGACTACGCGTTCCACATGATCCTGTCCGACGTGAACGAGTCCTCGCTCAAGGAGATGGATCTCCTGGTCGCTGAGGGCGTCACCTCGTTCAAACTCTTCATGGCCTACCCCGGAGTGTTCTACAGCGACGACGGGCAGATCCTGCGCGCCATGCAGCGGGCCTCGGGCAACGGCGGTCTCGTCATGATGCACGCGGAGAACGGCATCGCCATCGACGTGCTCGTGGAACAGGCCCTCGCCCAAGGCCGTACCGACCCCCGCCACCACGGCGACGTGCGCAAGGTGGCGCTGGAGGCAGAGGCCACCCACCGCGCCGTTCAGCTCGCCCGGGTCGCAGGCTCGCCCCTGTACGTCGTCCACGTCTCCGCCGACGAAGCCCTCGCCGAGATCGCCTCCGCCCGCCACAAAGGGCTACCGGTCTTCGGTGAGACCTGCCCGCAGTACCTCTTCCTGTCCACGGACAACCTGGCCGAACCCGGCTTCGAGGGCGCCAAGTACGTCTGCTCCACCCCTCTGCGGCCCAGGGAGCACCAGGAAGCGCTCTGGCGCGGCCTCAGGAACGACGAACTGCAGGTCGTCTCCACCGACCACTGCCCGTTCTGCTTCTCGGGGCAGAAGGAGATGGGCCGGGGCGACTTCTCGAAGATCCCCAATGGCATGCCCGGCGTGGAGAACCGTATGGACCTCCTCCATCAGGCGGTGCTGGACGGCCATATCTCCCGGCGTCGCTGGATCGAGATCGCCTGCGCCTCCCCGGCCCGGATGTTCGGGCTCTATCCGAAGAAGGGGACCATCGCGCCGGGGTCCGACGCCGACGTCGTCATCTACGACCCGCACGCCGAACAGGTCATCTCCGCCGAGACGCACCACATGAACGTGGACTACTCGGCCTACGAGGGCAAGCGCGTGACGGGACGGGTGGAGACGGTGCTCTCCCGCGGGGTGGCGGTGATCGAGGACCGTGCGTACGTGGGCCACGCGGGCCACGGGGCGTACCTGCCACGGGGGATCTGCCAGTACGTGTGA
- a CDS encoding aspartate aminotransferase family protein: MSGLHERHLAVSPGWLALYYRHPLELTHGEGRHVWDADGNRYLDFFGGILTTMTAHALPEVTKAVSEQAGRIIHSSTLYLNRPMVELAERVAQLSGIPDARVFFTTSGTEANDTALLLATAYRRSNQILAMRNSYHGRSFSAVSVTGNRAWSPTSLSPLQTLYVHGGVRSRGPYAELSDERFIEACVADLEDLLGHTRGAAALIAEPIQGVGGFTAPPDGLYAAFREVLTRHGILWISDEVQTGWGRTGDHFWGWQAHASSGPPDILTFAKGIGNGMSVGGVVARADVMNCLDANSISTFGGSPVTMAAGLANLTYLLEHDLQGNARRVGGLLIERLRAVGAASAAVREVRGRGLMIGIELVKPGTDEADPEAAAAVLEAARAGGLLIGKGGGHDTSVLRIAPPLTLTVAEAEEGAAILADALHAAG, translated from the coding sequence GTGAGCGGTCTGCACGAGCGGCACCTCGCCGTCAGCCCCGGCTGGCTGGCCCTCTACTACCGCCACCCCCTGGAGCTCACCCACGGCGAGGGGCGCCACGTCTGGGACGCGGACGGCAACCGCTACCTCGACTTCTTCGGCGGCATCCTCACCACCATGACCGCGCACGCCCTCCCCGAGGTGACGAAAGCCGTCTCCGAGCAGGCCGGGCGCATCATCCACTCCTCGACGCTCTACCTCAACCGCCCGATGGTCGAGCTCGCCGAGCGCGTCGCCCAGCTCTCCGGCATCCCCGACGCACGGGTCTTCTTCACCACCTCGGGCACCGAGGCCAACGACACCGCCCTGCTGCTCGCCACGGCGTACCGCAGGTCGAACCAGATCCTGGCGATGCGCAACAGCTACCACGGCAGGTCGTTCTCGGCGGTGTCCGTCACGGGCAACCGGGCCTGGTCGCCGACGAGTCTGTCGCCGCTGCAGACCCTGTACGTCCACGGTGGGGTCCGCAGCAGGGGACCTTACGCGGAGCTGAGCGACGAGCGGTTCATCGAGGCGTGCGTGGCCGACCTGGAGGACCTGCTCGGACACACACGGGGAGCCGCGGCACTGATCGCCGAGCCCATCCAGGGCGTCGGCGGCTTCACCGCGCCTCCCGACGGGCTGTACGCGGCCTTCCGGGAGGTCCTCACCCGCCACGGCATCCTCTGGATCTCGGACGAGGTGCAGACCGGCTGGGGACGCACCGGCGACCACTTCTGGGGCTGGCAGGCCCACGCTTCGAGCGGGCCGCCGGACATCCTGACGTTCGCCAAAGGCATCGGCAACGGCATGTCCGTCGGCGGAGTCGTCGCCCGCGCCGACGTCATGAACTGCCTGGACGCCAACTCCATCTCGACGTTCGGGGGGTCCCCGGTCACCATGGCCGCCGGCCTCGCCAACCTCACGTACCTGCTGGAACACGACCTCCAGGGCAACGCGCGGCGGGTCGGCGGGCTGCTCATCGAGCGGCTCCGGGCCGTCGGCGCGGCATCCGCGGCCGTTCGGGAAGTGCGCGGCCGGGGGCTCATGATCGGCATCGAGCTGGTGAAGCCCGGCACCGACGAGGCGGATCCGGAGGCCGCGGCGGCCGTGCTGGAAGCCGCCCGCGCCGGCGGGCTGCTGATCGGGAAGGGCGGCGGCCACGACACCAGCGTCCTGCGGATCGCACCGCCGCTCACGCTCACGGTCGCCGAGGCGGAGGAGGGCGCGGCGATCCTGGCCGACGCCCTGCACGCGGCCGGATGA
- a CDS encoding nitrilase-related carbon-nitrogen hydrolase — protein sequence MSHVVRAALVQATWTGDTESMIAKHEAHAREAARQGAKIIGFQEVFNAPYFCQVQEPEHYRWAEAVPDGPTVRRMRDLARETGMVIVVPVFELEQSGFYYNTAAVIDADGSYLGKYRKHHIPQVKGFWEKYYFKPGNAGWPVFDTAVGKVGVYICYDRHFPEGWRQLGLNGAQLVYNPSATSRGLSGHLWQLEQPASAVANEYFVAAINRVGQEEYGDNDFYGTSYFVDPRGQFVGEVASDKEEELVVRDLDFGVIEEVRQQWAFYRDRRPDAYDGLVEP from the coding sequence ATGTCCCACGTCGTACGCGCCGCACTCGTCCAGGCGACCTGGACCGGCGACACCGAGTCGATGATCGCCAAGCATGAGGCCCATGCCCGCGAGGCCGCCCGGCAGGGCGCGAAGATCATCGGCTTCCAGGAGGTGTTCAACGCCCCCTACTTCTGCCAGGTGCAGGAACCCGAGCACTACCGGTGGGCCGAGGCGGTGCCGGACGGGCCCACCGTCCGGCGGATGCGTGACCTGGCCCGCGAGACCGGCATGGTGATCGTCGTGCCCGTCTTCGAGCTGGAGCAGTCCGGCTTCTACTACAACACCGCCGCGGTGATCGACGCCGACGGTTCGTACCTCGGCAAGTACCGCAAGCACCACATCCCACAGGTCAAAGGCTTCTGGGAGAAGTACTACTTCAAGCCGGGGAACGCCGGCTGGCCCGTCTTCGACACGGCGGTCGGCAAGGTGGGCGTGTACATCTGCTACGACCGGCACTTCCCCGAGGGCTGGCGCCAACTAGGCCTTAACGGAGCGCAGTTGGTGTACAACCCGTCGGCCACCTCGCGTGGCCTCTCCGGGCACCTGTGGCAGCTGGAACAACCCGCATCCGCCGTGGCCAACGAGTACTTCGTCGCCGCGATCAACCGGGTCGGTCAGGAGGAGTACGGCGACAACGACTTCTACGGCACCAGCTACTTCGTCGATCCCCGCGGGCAGTTCGTGGGCGAGGTCGCCAGCGACAAGGAGGAGGAACTCGTCGTGCGCGACCTCGACTTCGGCGTGATCGAGGAGGTCCGGCAGCAGTGGGCGTTCTACCGGGACCGCCGGCCGGACGCGTACGACGGGCTGGTGGAGCCGTGA
- a CDS encoding aldo/keto reductase translates to MRYTLFGRTGLRVSELALGAMTLGSHESEPEGVRKVSGRILDAYTEAGGNFVDTADIYGAGSSESVLGSLLGRRRESLVLASKYTCATADGDVNAAGNHRKNLVRSVEASLDRLRTDRLDVLWVHARDNFTPVEEVMRALDDLVRTGKVLYVGVSDWPAWEIAQACTLAELRGWTAFAGSQLRYSLLERTPERELLPQAHAFGQAVFAWSPLARGRLTGRGPGAGPAADDGQEETRRREQETVTAVVEIAEQGGWTPAQVALAWLRGRPGNIVPIIGASTERQLADNLACLDVRLDADAVERLDRASAVPLGFPHDFLRDRGVTGTVYGDRWRDIEDRHSPTLRTVDGSPY, encoded by the coding sequence ATGCGTTACACACTGTTCGGCAGGACCGGGTTGCGGGTCAGCGAGCTCGCCCTGGGCGCCATGACATTGGGCAGCCACGAATCGGAGCCGGAGGGCGTCCGGAAGGTCAGCGGGCGCATCCTCGACGCCTACACCGAGGCGGGCGGCAACTTCGTCGACACGGCAGACATCTACGGCGCCGGGTCCTCGGAGTCGGTCCTGGGCTCACTCCTCGGGCGCCGCCGGGAGAGCCTCGTCCTGGCCAGCAAGTACACCTGCGCGACCGCCGACGGCGACGTCAACGCGGCCGGCAACCACCGCAAGAACCTCGTGCGGTCGGTGGAGGCGAGCCTGGACCGGCTGCGCACCGACCGCCTGGACGTGCTGTGGGTCCACGCCCGGGACAACTTCACACCCGTCGAGGAGGTGATGCGCGCACTCGACGACCTCGTACGCACCGGGAAGGTGCTCTACGTCGGCGTCTCCGACTGGCCCGCCTGGGAGATCGCGCAGGCCTGCACCCTTGCCGAGCTGCGCGGCTGGACCGCGTTCGCGGGCTCGCAGCTGCGCTACAGCCTGCTGGAGCGGACACCCGAGCGCGAACTGCTGCCGCAGGCCCACGCCTTCGGCCAGGCCGTCTTCGCCTGGAGTCCGCTCGCCCGCGGCCGGCTCACGGGCAGGGGCCCCGGCGCCGGGCCCGCCGCCGACGACGGTCAGGAGGAGACACGGCGCCGCGAGCAGGAGACCGTCACCGCTGTCGTGGAGATCGCCGAGCAGGGCGGCTGGACACCGGCCCAGGTGGCACTGGCCTGGCTGCGCGGACGGCCGGGCAACATCGTGCCGATCATCGGCGCCTCCACGGAGCGCCAGCTCGCGGACAACCTCGCCTGCCTCGACGTGCGGCTCGACGCCGACGCGGTCGAACGGCTGGACAGGGCGAGTGCCGTGCCGCTCGGCTTCCCGCACGACTTCCTGCGCGACCGGGGGGTCACCGGGACGGTGTACGGCGATCGCTGGCGGGACATCGAGGACCGCCACTCCCCCACCCTGCGCACGGTCGACGGGTCGCCGTACTGA